From a single Calothrix sp. NIES-2098 genomic region:
- a CDS encoding filamentous hemagglutinin-like protein — protein sequence MSQKLSSNCLLIINGALGVALSLTLATPKCALAQITPDATLLNNSTVKLEGNTRIIEEGTKAGTNLFHSFGEFSVPTGSTAFFNNGADIQNIISRVTGSSISNIDGSIKANGVANLFFINPNGIIFGQNARLDIGGSFIASTASSLKFADGTDFSAKIPKTSSLLTISVPIGLQFGTNAGDISVQGVSGSVSNAQGQGLRVSPTKTLALVGGNINLEGAFLNAPGGRIELGSVTGDSLVNLNPTPQGWTLNYQSIENFGNIKLKKSFVDIAIEPDSSIQMPSEDSAINIQSELLDLRNSTVTANTFTSAPAGDMNIDVQELTMWEGAILSTRARTGSTGEGGDLTIKTNTLLVQDGSQISASTFGAGNGGNLTVDAFDMQLIGRSADGQLPSALGASANSNSTGNAGDLTIKTNTLVIRDGAQVAASTSGVGKGGNLTVDAFDVHLIGRSSRLDTSSTQRNSTGNAGNLTIKTNTLVIRDGAQVSASTFGAGNGGNLTVDAFDVKLIGTIANGRVSSGLATSTQPNSTGNAGNLTIKTNTLLVQGGAQVTASTFGSGKGGNLTVDALDVQLIGRSTDIQFPSSLSASSQPNATSNAGNLTVKTKTLVVRDGAQILTGTFGAGKGGNLTVDAFDVQLIGRSADGQFSSALGTATQVNSTGDAGNLTVKTKTLVVRDGAQILTGTSGAGKGGNLTVDAFDVQLIGRSADRKSVSGFFASAQQNSTGNAGGLTIKTNTLLVQDGARVSVQSSGAGTAGNITVNARSIRLDNNALLSANTRSIKVEPNSEQATININSPLLIMSRNSNLITNATGENVTGGNINIDTDFLVAYQNSDISANSANFRGGNVRINAQGIFGIQFRDVLSDRTSDITATGVSREFSGNVEIITPDVDPSRGLSELPTNLVDASGQIDTACAPGSRRRASSFIITGRGGLPLSPTEPLQDSATLAQWVRPRTKPNNSSKTQVSNTPQVSPAAVIVEANGWLVNTNGDILLVAQVPHVNPSSSWHTATSCTAPH from the coding sequence TTGAGCCAGAAATTATCCTCCAACTGTTTGCTAATAATAAATGGTGCGCTCGGCGTCGCCTTATCTTTGACACTCGCTACTCCAAAGTGCGCTCTCGCCCAAATTACCCCTGATGCCACTCTACTGAATAATTCCACCGTCAAACTAGAAGGAAACACCAGAATTATTGAAGAAGGAACCAAAGCGGGTACCAATCTGTTCCACAGCTTTGGAGAGTTTTCCGTTCCTACTGGAAGCACTGCTTTCTTTAATAATGGTGCGGATATTCAGAATATTATTAGCCGAGTCACAGGTTCGTCTATCTCTAACATTGATGGATCGATCAAAGCTAACGGTGTAGCTAATCTATTTTTCATCAATCCGAATGGAATTATTTTTGGACAAAATGCTCGTTTGGATATTGGTGGTTCGTTTATCGCAAGTACAGCGAGTAGCCTGAAATTTGCAGATGGTACAGACTTTAGTGCCAAAATTCCCAAAACTTCATCTCTATTAACTATCAGCGTTCCCATCGGTTTGCAATTTGGTACAAATGCTGGAGATATTAGCGTGCAAGGGGTTAGCGGTTCGGTAAGCAACGCACAGGGGCAAGGGCTAAGAGTGTCCCCAACTAAAACCCTAGCGCTGGTGGGCGGCAATATCAACCTAGAAGGTGCTTTTCTGAATGCGCCTGGGGGACGAATTGAACTGGGTAGTGTTACTGGAGATAGTCTAGTAAATTTAAATCCTACTCCTCAAGGTTGGACTTTGAACTATCAAAGTATCGAAAACTTTGGGAATATTAAATTGAAAAAAAGCTTTGTAGATATTGCTATTGAACCGGACAGCAGTATTCAGATGCCAAGTGAGGATAGTGCAATAAACATCCAATCTGAGCTTTTAGACTTAAGAAACTCTACTGTAACAGCCAATACCTTTACAAGTGCGCCAGCTGGAGATATGAACATTGATGTCCAAGAATTGACTATGTGGGAGGGAGCAATTTTATCAACTCGTGCCCGTACCGGTAGCACGGGCGAGGGAGGAGATTTGACGATTAAAACTAATACTTTGTTAGTGCAAGATGGATCGCAAATTAGTGCTAGTACATTTGGTGCGGGCAATGGGGGAAATTTAACAGTTGATGCTTTTGACATGCAGCTAATTGGTAGAAGCGCTGATGGTCAGTTGCCTAGTGCCTTAGGTGCTTCCGCAAATTCAAACTCAACAGGTAATGCTGGTGATTTGACAATTAAAACTAATACCTTAGTAATACGAGATGGGGCGCAAGTTGCTGCAAGTACATCTGGTGTGGGTAAGGGAGGGAATTTAACAGTTGACGCTTTTGACGTGCATCTCATTGGTAGAAGCAGTCGCTTAGATACTTCTTCCACGCAACGAAACTCAACAGGCAATGCTGGTAATTTGACGATTAAAACTAATACCTTAGTAATACGAGATGGGGCGCAAGTTAGCGCTAGTACATTTGGTGCGGGCAATGGAGGAAATTTAACAGTTGATGCTTTTGATGTAAAGCTGATTGGTACAATCGCTAATGGTCGCGTTTCCAGTGGCTTGGCTACTTCTACACAACCAAACTCAACAGGGAATGCGGGTAATTTGACAATTAAAACTAATACCTTATTAGTGCAAGGTGGAGCACAAGTTACAGCTAGTACATTTGGTAGTGGCAAAGGAGGAAATTTGACCGTTGATGCTTTGGATGTGCAACTAATTGGCAGAAGCACTGATATTCAGTTTCCCAGTAGCTTGAGTGCTTCCTCACAGCCAAATGCAACCAGTAATGCAGGTAATTTGACAGTTAAAACTAAAACCTTGGTAGTGCGAGATGGGGCACAGATCTTAACTGGTACATTTGGTGCGGGCAAGGGGGGGAATTTGACTGTTGATGCTTTTGATGTGCAATTAATTGGCAGAAGCGCAGATGGTCAGTTTTCTAGTGCCTTGGGTACTGCTACACAGGTAAACTCAACAGGAGATGCGGGTAATTTGACAGTTAAGACTAAAACCTTGGTAGTGCGGGATGGGGCACAGATCTTAACTGGTACATCTGGTGCGGGTAAAGGGGGGAATTTGACTGTTGATGCTTTTGATGTGCAATTAATTGGCAGAAGCGCAGATAGAAAGTCTGTCAGTGGCTTTTTTGCTTCTGCACAGCAAAACTCAACAGGGAATGCTGGTGGTTTGACAATTAAAACTAATACCTTGTTAGTGCAAGATGGGGCTAGAGTAAGCGTGCAAAGTTCCGGAGCCGGAACCGCAGGTAACATCACGGTCAATGCACGCTCTATCCGTTTAGACAACAACGCCTTACTTAGTGCCAATACACGCAGTATTAAAGTCGAACCAAACTCTGAGCAGGCGACAATTAACATTAACTCACCACTGTTAATAATGAGTCGCAATAGCAATCTCATAACTAACGCTACAGGCGAAAATGTCACTGGTGGGAACATTAATATTGACACTGATTTTCTTGTTGCTTATCAAAATAGTGATATCAGTGCCAATTCTGCTAACTTCCGTGGCGGGAATGTGAGAATTAATGCCCAAGGTATTTTTGGAATTCAATTCCGAGACGTGCTATCCGATCGCACAAGTGATATCACTGCCACAGGGGTAAGTCGTGAGTTTAGTGGGAATGTAGAAATTATCACACCCGATGTTGACCCTAGTCGAGGCTTAAGCGAGCTACCCACGAATCTGGTTGATGCCTCAGGACAAATTGATACTGCTTGCGCTCCAGGTAGCAGGCGACGTGCTAGTTCCTTTATCATAACTGGACGAGGTGGTTTGCCACTGAGTCCCACCGAGCCTTTGCAAGATTCTGCCACCCTTGCACAGTGGGTGCGACCAAGAACAAAACCCAACAATTCTTCCAAAACACAAGTCTCAAACACTCCTCAAGTTTCTCCTGCTGCTGTGATTGTGGAAGCGAATGGTTGGTTAGTCAATACTAATGGAGACATCCTGCTGGTAGCTCAAGTACCTCATGTCAACCCAAGTAGTTCTTGGCATACAGCTACTTCCTGCACTGCACCTCACTAA
- a CDS encoding calcium-binding protein, whose translation MTNIYGTNASEYLYGTAYADNIYAYSGNDVVYAGEGNDYVDGWYGDDSIYGEGGNDTLLGYYGNDYLNGGNGNDYLYGEEGNDYLDGWYGDDYLNGGNGNDTLLGYYGNDTLSGGYGNDFLNGEAGNDKLYGGFGQDTLYGGAGADKFVFNYQSEGIDIIKDFQWTEGDKIEIVKSTFGASSLSQFSYNYNTGALFFDASPYDSVGAVQFASIENKPAGFSTQLDIALV comes from the coding sequence ATGACTAATATTTACGGTACTAACGCTAGTGAATACCTGTATGGAACAGCTTACGCAGATAACATTTACGCCTATAGTGGCAACGATGTTGTTTACGCTGGCGAAGGTAATGATTACGTTGATGGTTGGTATGGCGATGATTCCATATATGGTGAAGGTGGTAACGACACATTGCTGGGATACTATGGCAATGACTACCTCAACGGTGGTAATGGCAATGATTATCTCTATGGTGAAGAGGGCAATGACTACCTAGATGGATGGTATGGCGATGACTATCTCAATGGTGGTAACGGCAACGATACATTGTTGGGTTATTACGGCAATGACACACTCTCTGGTGGTTATGGCAATGATTTCCTCAATGGTGAAGCTGGTAACGATAAACTCTATGGTGGCTTTGGACAAGATACCCTCTACGGTGGTGCTGGCGCAGATAAGTTTGTCTTCAACTATCAATCTGAAGGCATAGATATTATCAAAGACTTCCAGTGGACAGAAGGCGACAAGATTGAGATTGTCAAATCTACTTTTGGTGCTTCTTCTCTGAGTCAATTCAGCTATAACTACAACACTGGTGCCTTGTTCTTTGATGCTTCGCCCTATGATTCTGTTGGTGCTGTCCAGTTTGCAAGCATTGAGAATAAGCCTGCTGGGTTCTCGACTCAACTTGACATTGCGCTTGTTTAA
- a CDS encoding filamentous hemagglutinin family outer membrane protein yields MTNKKDGIGLSWLIGCFSLAVVCAPTIFCSENFASAQIIPDDTLGNTPSTITPNVNIKGLTADRIDGGAIRGANLFHSFREFNVGEFQRVYFANPPGINNILTRVTGSNISNILGTLGVDGTANLFLLNPNGIIFGKNASLDLGGSFVGSTANAIKFGDSTLFSATASQTKPLLTITAPIGLQFEGNTGSIQVQGDGQGQRSTSELIDTNTALRVQPNQTLALVGGNLTLEGGTLKTAGGRIELGSVAGSGVVSLTPIDSGFALGYSAVPTFGDIQLSGGAVVDTSGAGGGDIQVLGRRVTLQDGSQIEASTLGVEPGKTLTIRASNSVELIGATADGIPSTVAALVYPRATGAGGNLIIETGSLILKNGGQVVTITFSSGAGGSIEIKASDSVELIGSTADVVDTALGAQVYRRATGRGGGVTIETKKLSVIISQLGTVSVGKGNAGNLTVRASDSVEVSGKIVRNNIENPAGLLAQVNITGEGRGGNLTIETKRLSVSNGGKVQVATFGQGDAGNLLIRASEIEVFDTPSANLFATGINAGVEIDSDETAILPKGNGGDLTIETESLSVRNGATVSVATSGQGNAGRLRIRASKSVDVVGTSPNGKFKSQITAAVTPDGTGSGGSLQIDTGKMIVRDGAEVTVSSLGRGVAGNIDIQARSLSLDNQSSISAITRSGNGGDLTLNLQELILLRHGSQISTNAGNNEFGGDGGNITINSPFIVAVPNENSDITANAFKGAGGKIQINATGIFGIAPLSRQELERLRPLDLDPRQLLTNDITAVSQQNPSLSGTIQIATPDADPSRGLAELPSNLVDVSGEIANGCIPGSRQSQSSFIATGRGGLPLSPNQPLQDTSMLSDWVRVGEKPATSHQVQLTPALAKSATQIVEAQGWVVDGNGDLVLVAQKPQKNPHGSWQAPVSCPL; encoded by the coding sequence ATGACAAATAAAAAAGATGGGATTGGTTTGTCATGGTTAATCGGCTGTTTCAGCCTTGCAGTAGTGTGTGCTCCGACTATATTTTGTAGTGAAAACTTTGCCTCTGCTCAAATTATCCCTGATGATACACTAGGCAATACTCCTTCAACTATTACCCCCAATGTCAATATTAAAGGACTAACCGCAGACCGCATCGATGGCGGAGCAATTCGCGGTGCGAATCTGTTCCATAGTTTCCGAGAATTCAATGTTGGCGAATTTCAGCGAGTTTATTTTGCCAACCCCCCAGGAATTAACAATATTCTCACCAGAGTTACAGGAAGTAATATTTCTAATATTCTCGGTACTTTGGGGGTAGATGGTACAGCAAATTTATTTTTACTCAATCCTAATGGAATTATATTTGGCAAAAATGCCAGCTTGGATTTGGGGGGTTCGTTTGTAGGGAGTACAGCGAATGCGATTAAGTTTGGTGATAGTACACTGTTCAGTGCCACTGCATCCCAAACTAAGCCCTTATTAACAATAACGGCTCCCATTGGCTTGCAATTTGAAGGTAATACAGGCAGTATTCAGGTGCAAGGGGATGGTCAAGGTCAAAGGTCAACGTCTGAACTTATTGATACTAATACTGCTCTGCGTGTGCAGCCAAATCAAACCTTAGCTTTAGTAGGTGGAAACCTAACCTTAGAAGGTGGAACGCTGAAGACAGCTGGGGGAAGGATTGAATTAGGTAGTGTTGCTGGCTCTGGTGTAGTTAGTTTAACCCCAATAGACTCAGGTTTTGCTCTCGGATATTCAGCTGTACCAACTTTCGGGGATATCCAATTGTCTGGTGGTGCGGTAGTAGATACAAGTGGTGCTGGTGGTGGTGATATCCAAGTCCTGGGTAGGCGAGTGACACTACAGGATGGTTCTCAAATTGAAGCCAGTACCTTGGGAGTAGAACCGGGAAAAACGCTGACAATACGAGCCTCCAATTCAGTGGAACTGATTGGAGCAACAGCAGATGGTATTCCCAGTACTGTTGCTGCTCTAGTCTATCCAAGAGCCACAGGTGCAGGGGGTAATTTAATCATAGAAACTGGGAGTTTAATCCTCAAAAATGGAGGGCAGGTAGTGACTATTACTTTCAGTTCCGGGGCGGGGGGTTCCATAGAAATAAAAGCCTCCGATTCAGTGGAATTAATTGGCTCAACAGCAGATGTTGTTGACACTGCTTTAGGTGCTCAAGTTTACCGAAGAGCCACAGGCCGAGGGGGTGGTGTGACAATTGAGACAAAAAAACTCAGTGTCATTATTAGTCAATTGGGAACTGTAAGTGTGGGTAAAGGGAATGCAGGAAATTTGACAGTTCGTGCCTCTGACTCAGTAGAGGTAAGTGGAAAAATCGTGAGAAACAACATTGAGAATCCTGCCGGCTTATTAGCTCAGGTTAACATTACAGGTGAGGGTCGCGGTGGCAACTTGACTATTGAGACAAAGCGTTTGAGTGTCAGTAATGGCGGCAAAGTGCAAGTGGCTACTTTTGGTCAAGGCGATGCAGGTAATCTACTGATTCGTGCTTCTGAGATAGAAGTATTTGATACTCCTAGTGCTAACCTTTTTGCTACGGGTATTAATGCGGGGGTTGAAATAGATTCTGATGAAACTGCGATATTACCCAAAGGTAACGGTGGTGATTTAACCATTGAAACTGAAAGCTTGAGTGTGAGAAATGGTGCAACAGTCTCAGTTGCTACATCTGGACAGGGCAATGCCGGGCGATTGCGAATTCGTGCATCAAAATCTGTAGATGTTGTTGGAACATCACCAAACGGTAAATTTAAGAGCCAAATTACTGCTGCGGTGACTCCAGATGGTACGGGTAGTGGGGGAAGTCTGCAAATCGATACTGGAAAGATGATTGTCCGAGATGGGGCTGAAGTAACTGTAAGTAGTTTGGGTAGAGGGGTTGCAGGTAATATTGATATCCAAGCTCGTTCTCTGAGTCTAGACAACCAAAGCTCCATTAGTGCCATCACCAGGTCAGGAAATGGTGGCGATCTGACCTTGAACTTGCAAGAGTTAATATTATTACGTCATGGCAGTCAAATCTCGACTAATGCAGGTAATAACGAGTTTGGCGGTGATGGCGGCAACATCACTATCAATAGCCCCTTTATTGTCGCCGTCCCCAATGAAAATAGCGACATCACTGCCAACGCATTCAAAGGTGCTGGTGGTAAGATTCAAATCAACGCTACGGGGATTTTTGGCATCGCCCCACTTAGCCGACAAGAGCTAGAAAGATTGCGCCCACTAGATTTAGACCCGCGTCAATTGTTAACCAATGATATCACCGCCGTTTCTCAGCAAAACCCTTCTTTGAGTGGCACTATCCAGATCGCTACCCCAGATGCTGACCCCAGCCGCGGTTTAGCAGAACTACCCTCTAACTTAGTCGATGTTTCTGGGGAAATTGCTAACGGTTGTATCCCTGGTAGCAGGCAAAGCCAGAGTTCCTTTATCGCCACCGGAAGGGGAGGATTACCACTAAGTCCCAATCAACCATTACAAGATACCAGTATGTTGTCAGACTGGGTGAGAGTGGGAGAAAAGCCTGCAACTTCTCACCAAGTGCAACTCACGCCAGCATTAGCCAAGTCTGCTACGCAAATTGTCGAAGCTCAAGGTTGGGTGGTTGATGGAAATGGCGACCTTGTATTAGTTGCCCAAAAACCCCAGAAAAATCCGCACGGTTCTTGGCAAGCACCTGTGTCCTGCCCATTGTGA
- a CDS encoding cyclic nucleotide-regulated ABC bacteriocin/lantibiotic exporter, whose amino-acid sequence MTTTSVDIREFLAEIFPFNCLPKEILENLRDRVQFLRYRMGQKILTHEVMPLHISIIYQGQARLIGYEQTTNQPVALKLLQPGEVIGWVSHVRGVACETAIASTDMVCLNLPIADFWHLVKRESNFAGVLHTTPALIEVYDLLGEELSRRADGSVDVAKLAQKAIAQAVIYSSPRKILLGKLDPEMLWLVSSSSNTEFPVGSRLDLATANPHLQLAAGMRLLGLPQDLLPKLSPSPSQEIVLADIPYAPAISTQPTTTQQSQNLKFPYFKGRGPQDATLACLQMLSQYFNLPFRRDMLRRILAKQMEQSGTISLQFCGAVAELMGLTTQMVRVPAASVAKLQPPIMISWQDSFAIVYKNSNQELLIAVPEIGLIRRQVRSFAETWGEQGEVLLLQTSKNTPQSRFSLRWFVPELRRYRKVLIEVLIASMVVQIFGLVNPLATQVIIDKVIINNSPDSLEVFGLFLIVVAIVEAILTAIRTQLFVDTTNRIDLSLGSEVINHLLRLPLSYFERRPVGDLATRVGELENIRKFLTGTALTVVMDAVFSVIYILVMMIYSWVLTIVALATVPLFALVNLLVSPLMRRQLQEKAERHADTHSYLVEIMGGMQTLKAQNLEMRSRWQWQQRYGRYISAGFKTISTQTTASSVSGFLNKLSNLLVLWVGAYLVLNQKLTLGQLIAFRILANYVTSPLLRLVQLWQNFQETALSLQRLSDILDTPQETESDAQNILLPAISGNIRYENLSFSFRQNGALQLCNINLDIPAGSFVGIVGQSGSGKSTLLKLLPRLYEPRTGKILIDGYDISKVELYSLRRQIGFVLQDTLLFDGTIRENIALGSPDASDEEIINAAKVAYAHDFIMNLPNGYNTQVGERGSGLSGGQRQRIAIARSVLQNPQLLILDEATSALDYNAEAQVCGNLAATFQSKTVFFITHRLSNLHKADMILMMDSGSIVEQGTHEELMSLKGYYYCLYQQQESQM is encoded by the coding sequence ATGACTACTACTAGTGTTGATATTAGAGAATTTTTAGCGGAAATATTTCCCTTTAATTGCTTACCAAAGGAAATATTAGAAAATTTACGCGATCGCGTCCAATTTTTGCGCTATCGGATGGGGCAGAAGATTCTGACTCATGAAGTGATGCCGCTGCATATTAGTATTATCTATCAAGGACAAGCCCGCTTAATCGGTTACGAACAAACTACAAATCAACCTGTGGCGTTGAAGTTACTGCAACCAGGAGAAGTTATCGGTTGGGTTTCTCATGTGCGGGGGGTGGCTTGTGAAACTGCGATCGCATCTACAGACATGGTTTGTCTGAATCTACCGATTGCGGATTTTTGGCATTTGGTAAAGCGAGAGTCAAATTTTGCAGGCGTTTTGCATACTACTCCTGCACTCATAGAAGTTTACGACTTGTTAGGAGAAGAACTCAGCCGTCGCGCAGATGGTAGCGTTGATGTAGCGAAGTTAGCACAGAAGGCGATCGCTCAAGCTGTCATCTATTCCTCCCCAAGAAAAATTCTTCTAGGAAAACTAGATCCAGAAATGTTGTGGCTAGTTAGCAGCAGTTCCAATACAGAATTTCCGGTGGGGAGTCGCTTAGATTTGGCAACTGCAAATCCTCACCTACAGCTAGCAGCAGGTATGCGTTTGTTAGGCTTACCCCAGGATTTACTGCCAAAATTATCACCTAGCCCATCTCAAGAAATTGTATTAGCAGATATTCCCTACGCGCCAGCAATTTCTACTCAACCTACTACAACCCAACAGTCTCAAAATCTTAAGTTTCCTTATTTCAAAGGTAGAGGCCCCCAAGACGCAACTTTAGCTTGCTTGCAAATGTTGAGTCAGTATTTTAACCTGCCTTTTCGCAGAGATATGTTGCGGCGAATTTTGGCAAAGCAGATGGAACAAAGCGGTACGATATCTCTGCAATTTTGCGGTGCAGTGGCAGAATTGATGGGCTTAACAACCCAAATGGTAAGAGTTCCGGCTGCATCCGTCGCCAAACTGCAACCACCTATAATGATTTCTTGGCAAGATAGTTTCGCGATCGTCTACAAAAACAGCAACCAAGAATTATTGATTGCGGTTCCGGAGATCGGATTGATTCGTCGTCAAGTGCGTAGCTTTGCAGAAACCTGGGGAGAACAAGGCGAAGTCTTGCTGCTGCAAACTAGCAAAAATACACCACAGTCGCGCTTTAGTCTGCGTTGGTTTGTTCCGGAACTGCGACGTTATCGCAAAGTTCTCATTGAAGTTCTCATTGCTTCAATGGTGGTGCAAATCTTTGGGTTAGTTAATCCCTTAGCAACACAAGTAATTATTGACAAAGTTATTATTAATAATAGCCCTGACAGCTTAGAAGTTTTTGGTTTATTTTTAATCGTGGTGGCAATAGTTGAAGCTATACTCACAGCTATTCGCACCCAATTATTTGTTGATACTACCAACCGTATAGATTTGTCTTTAGGTTCAGAAGTTATCAATCACCTGCTGCGTCTGCCTTTATCTTATTTTGAACGCCGCCCTGTCGGTGATTTAGCTACTAGGGTGGGTGAGTTAGAAAATATCCGCAAGTTCCTGACAGGTACTGCCCTGACTGTGGTGATGGATGCTGTATTTTCAGTCATTTACATCTTAGTAATGATGATTTACAGTTGGGTGCTAACTATAGTTGCATTGGCAACAGTACCTCTATTTGCCTTAGTTAACTTGTTGGTTTCACCCTTAATGCGGCGACAACTGCAAGAAAAAGCCGAACGCCATGCTGACACCCACTCCTACTTAGTAGAAATTATGGGGGGAATGCAGACTCTGAAAGCGCAAAATTTAGAAATGCGATCGCGTTGGCAATGGCAACAAAGATATGGACGCTATATCAGCGCTGGCTTCAAAACCATTTCTACTCAAACAACCGCTAGTTCTGTCAGTGGCTTTCTCAACAAGCTTTCTAATTTACTCGTGTTGTGGGTAGGTGCCTATCTCGTCCTCAACCAAAAACTCACCCTCGGACAACTCATCGCCTTTCGGATTCTGGCAAATTATGTTACTAGTCCCCTGCTGCGCTTGGTGCAACTATGGCAAAATTTCCAAGAAACAGCACTGTCATTGCAACGCCTCAGCGATATTTTAGACACTCCTCAAGAAACTGAAAGCGACGCGCAAAACATCCTTTTACCTGCAATTTCGGGTAATATCCGCTACGAAAACCTCTCCTTCAGTTTCCGACAAAATGGTGCATTGCAACTATGCAATATTAACCTAGATATACCTGCGGGTTCGTTTGTGGGCATTGTGGGACAAAGCGGTTCTGGTAAAAGTACATTATTAAAATTGCTACCTCGACTTTACGAACCCAGAACTGGGAAAATCTTGATTGACGGTTATGATATCAGCAAAGTTGAACTCTATTCTCTGCGTCGTCAAATTGGATTTGTACTGCAAGATACCCTGCTATTCGATGGTACGATCCGGGAAAATATCGCCTTAGGCTCTCCTGATGCTAGCGATGAAGAGATTATCAATGCTGCTAAAGTTGCCTATGCACACGACTTTATCATGAACTTGCCTAACGGCTACAACACTCAAGTTGGAGAAAGGGGTTCGGGGCTTTCTGGTGGACAAAGACAAAGAATTGCGATCGCGCGTAGCGTCCTCCAAAATCCTCAATTGTTAATTCTAGACGAAGCTACCAGTGCCCTAGACTACAACGCTGAAGCTCAAGTTTGTGGCAATTTAGCAGCAACATTTCAAAGTAAAACAGTATTTTTTATTACCCATAGACTCAGCAACCTACATAAAGCTGACATGATTTTAATGATGGATTCCGGTTCAATTGTAGAACAAGGAACCCACGAAGAATTGATGTCTTTAAAAGGTTATTATTACTGCCTTTACCAACAGCAAGAATCACAAATGTAA
- a CDS encoding HlyD family secretion protein: protein MTTTYNFDQPVLLQQNPIWSRTIAWGIIGVTAFTLIWASVFQIDEAIPAQGKLEPQGEVTDIQTPVDGVVKQIHVKEGQQIKKGQLLISLEEATTQAEISSLRQNRAVLLQENEFYRSQLTNTASANPTPQQAIKLNIPLEIAALTQNRAQFIAENQLYRAQLNGSSAGVNFTLEQKLRLHSREYDLRSQLATMQLDIAQTQQQLFQNDAQLVAAKQVLEINQKILKNLSSLTKEGAYPKLQTLRQEQDVRNKEMEVVRLTKEQQRLQLSMAQTQEKMGTLAAQTQEDILAKITSNEKSIAEINSQLTKIIVENQKKINEIDSQLSQAQVKLKYQTIIAPIDGTVFELKPTNPGFVASSTQPILKIVPDDSLIAKIYITNKDIGFVKDNYNLTKCNQIDINKQTQDYDQCPEVDIRIDSYPFQEYGDIKGQLISIGSDALPPDQINPYWRFPAKVRLNRQTMILRTGGELPLQSGMSINTNIKLRKRTIISIFTDFIVKKSESLKFLR, encoded by the coding sequence ATGACTACCACATATAACTTCGATCAACCCGTATTATTACAACAAAATCCCATTTGGTCGCGTACCATTGCTTGGGGAATTATTGGCGTTACAGCCTTTACTCTAATTTGGGCAAGTGTATTCCAAATTGATGAGGCAATCCCCGCCCAAGGTAAACTTGAACCACAGGGAGAAGTAACCGATATCCAAACACCCGTGGACGGTGTTGTTAAACAAATTCACGTTAAAGAAGGTCAACAAATTAAAAAAGGACAACTTCTCATCAGCTTAGAAGAAGCTACTACTCAAGCAGAAATTAGTTCGCTACGGCAAAACCGCGCAGTGTTATTACAAGAAAATGAATTTTATCGCAGTCAGCTAACAAATACAGCTAGTGCAAATCCTACACCCCAACAAGCGATTAAATTAAACATTCCCCTCGAAATTGCGGCATTAACTCAAAACCGAGCGCAATTTATCGCCGAAAATCAACTGTATCGCGCTCAGTTAAATGGTTCCAGTGCGGGAGTTAACTTTACTCTAGAACAAAAATTACGCCTGCATTCTCGCGAATATGACTTACGTTCGCAATTAGCCACAATGCAGTTAGATATAGCACAAACTCAACAACAATTATTTCAGAATGACGCTCAATTAGTTGCTGCTAAACAAGTACTAGAAATTAATCAAAAGATTCTCAAAAATTTGAGTTCTCTTACTAAGGAGGGAGCTTATCCCAAATTACAAACTTTGAGACAAGAACAGGATGTTCGTAACAAAGAAATGGAAGTAGTGCGGCTAACTAAAGAACAGCAACGCTTGCAATTATCTATGGCTCAAACACAAGAAAAAATGGGCACCCTTGCTGCACAAACTCAAGAAGATATCCTAGCTAAAATTACCAGCAATGAAAAAAGTATTGCCGAAATCAATAGTCAATTGACTAAAATTATTGTTGAGAACCAGAAAAAAATCAACGAAATTGACAGTCAGTTAAGTCAAGCGCAAGTAAAATTAAAATATCAGACAATTATTGCTCCTATCGACGGAACTGTATTTGAACTCAAACCAACAAATCCTGGTTTTGTCGCCAGTTCTACCCAACCAATTCTCAAAATAGTTCCTGATGATTCACTAATTGCCAAAATTTATATAACTAATAAAGACATTGGTTTTGTTAAAGATAATTATAATCTCACCAAATGTAATCAAATTGATATTAATAAACAAACTCAAGACTACGACCAATGTCCAGAAGTTGATATCAGAATTGATTCTTATCCTTTCCAAGAGTATGGTGATATCAAAGGACAATTAATCTCGATTGGTTCAGATGCTCTACCTCCAGACCAAATCAATCCTTACTGGCGTTTTCCTGCGAAGGTGCGTCTGAATAGGCAAACAATGATACTTCGTACAGGCGGCGAACTGCCTTTGCAATCGGGTATGTCGATTAACACTAATATTAAATTACGAAAGCGGACTATTATTAGTATTTTTACTGATTTTATTGTGAAAAAATCTGAGAGCTTAAAGTTCTTGCGTTAA